The Vibrio gazogenes DNA segment TCGATTGTATGGGAATGATACAGTGAAATATTACGATGGATGTATTCTGAACCGGACGACAATAACAAACAAGGGAGCAATTGCTCCCTTGTTTGTATTGCATGAGGTAATAAAATTCGATTAGCCTTGCATTTGTCTTTCTTTGATTTCTGCCAGCGTTTTACAGTCAATGCACAAATCAGCGGTTGGGCGGGCTTCAAGGCGACGAACACCAATCTCAACACCACAAGATTCACAGAAACCGAAGTCTTCTTCTTCAATCTTATTCAGTGTTTTTTCGATTTTCTTGATTAAACGACGCTCTCTATCCCTATTGCGAAGCTCCAAGCTGAACTCTTCTTCCTGAGATGCACGATCAACAGGATCAGGAAAGTTCGCAGCTTCGTCCTGCATATGGTGGACAGTCCGTTCAACTTCTTCTCTAAGTTGGTTACGCCAAGCTTGTAAAATTTTTGTAAAATGAGCGATCTGGGCCGGTGACATGTATTCTTCACCCGGTTGTTCCTGATATGGCTCAACACCTGCGATGGCTAGGATGCCTAGCGATTTTTTTTTGGATTCTGTCATACAGCA contains these protein-coding regions:
- the dksA gene encoding RNA polymerase-binding protein DksA, which translates into the protein MTESKKKSLGILAIAGVEPYQEQPGEEYMSPAQIAHFTKILQAWRNQLREEVERTVHHMQDEAANFPDPVDRASQEEEFSLELRNRDRERRLIKKIEKTLNKIEEEDFGFCESCGVEIGVRRLEARPTADLCIDCKTLAEIKERQMQG